The Neodiprion lecontei isolate iyNeoLeco1 chromosome 6, iyNeoLeco1.1, whole genome shotgun sequence sequence GGACACCGAGCTTCGATGTACAGAATATCAGCGTCCGACAAAAGCCTCTATGAGTCGGGTGAGATATTCACAGTCGACGAGATGTAGCAATAAGAGTCCTGCCGTTTGTGAGAGAAAAGCTTCTCCGAGTAGTAATTTGACTGCAAAGTCTGAGGTTGTACCGCAGCATCATCAAGATGTAACGCCGTCGTCGCCCGTACCCATCAGGTCCTTCCTGTCAATGCCTAAGCTGAATTTGACTGGAGAGTCAAGGTGGGATGTAGGCGTTGTTAACGGTGCAAACAACGTGAAAAAAAGTCAGGACCGTTTCCCCTTCACCATATCCGAAAGCGCGAGCCGGAAAACGTCAAAGTTCAAGGTTGTTGCTGACGTGAGCATAGATCAGTTGATACAAAAGCAGAGTGCCTCTCTCGAGCGCAATGTTTCAATGCTAACCCAACAAACGACTTTGGGAAAGTTAGGAGGAAGAATAAATGAGCTAGCCAATACCGAACAGAAACTCGAACCTGACCAGCGAGGTCCAGGGCGTCAGCTAACGCCGTTTCCCGAGGAGAAGAGAGGAACTTCCAACGAATCGCTGCACAATTGGAATGCCAAGATACCGTTCGATTGTGTAAACTACATATCCTACGGTTGCCGGGAAGAGCCACGAACTTTACTGCCAACGGTGAAAGGAATcatgcgaaaattttcggtaagACTAGGCCATACCAAAACGAAGCTACACCGAAATTCGGGTGACAAGAAGGTGAAAATCTtgtacaaaaacaaaaagtgcCGATATGAATCTGGTGAGGGAAGCTCAAGCGCAGCTTCTTTGTACCAGTCTCAGATTTTCACCAGCAAGTCGAGTCCCGGCTTGGTTCCGGACAGTACGGATGGTTCCAGGGCATCAAGTGGAAAAACAGTCAAACCTGAGAAGAATAAAGCATGCACCAGCTTGTCCATGCAATCTACGCCCAGGAAAGGTTGCGATCACAACGATTTGTGGATCCAGGAGTTTGACTCTGACGTAGAATTCGACGGTCGGACCTCCCCGCTCGCGCGTCGTCTTGATCCAACAAGGACAGCGTTGCCACCTAGGAATTCTCCGGTGGATGATCGATACTCGATGTTTCTTGCCAGATGTAACGTCACCCGAATGGTTAACCAGGTTGGTAATGATCGGGAGAAAATAGGCTCTGTCTACAACTGTTGCGAGGGTGGGGACACTTATGGAAGTCCAGACTACGTCCGAATGCAAAAAATTACTTCAATATTTCCCAATACTTTTGCAAACTCTTACGACGATGAATCCAACGAATTCAGAATTACGGATAgagatgataattttgaagattCCACTGCTCAAAACGGCTGTTGCTGTGTAAGAATTTGTCACTTCTTCACTAAGTCCTCGAAACACAGTGCGAAACCACGTCGGCGAATCCTCAAGTTCTAGAATAAAAAGTGAATTGTCCGAACTGATTTGGTCGAAGGTATTAACCGTAAGTAATAATCCACGATAATGTATCAGAGATATTTGTGTAGAGTACAGATATCTCAGATCTGCGTGACGAACTAAAAAGCTGAAGAAATACGAGATTCTAATgattcccaaaaaaaaaaaaaaacactcatCCACCTTAGACAAGCCGAAAAAAGATTTGGCAACTGAAGTAATATGCGATACATTCATTGGCTGTAATACGATGATAACTAAGATAAGTAATCTACAGGAAAGAGATTGTTTGATACACAGTTACTAATGGTTCACGattttgttcttttatttctataattattacttgTTGATCATTCGTACATTAGTCTCTCGTTGTTAatacattttaattttgtccGTTCGCGTAAATTTATATGTACGATTAAGAAtgatttttgttaattaacgGTTATCGTCTTAATAAAACGttcttttattacattttaacttatcaattattattatagaaaaaataagTCTTTAAATAATCACATAAGAGTTTTCGAGTGTTCGGGGATTGGAAGGAGGGCAGGGGGAAGAGGGGGGGCGAATACAGCCGTTTGAATGCAAGACTGCTGGCTCAAAGTTTCACACAACCGATTAAGCAATTCACAATTCACATGATTTTgtcttttcaaattcactttAATATTGAGTTAGAAATAAGAGTGCGTTACGTTTGGCCCAAGTATTCGAGGACCAAGACCCGATTTCTGTTATTCCCCGATTAATCGTAACTTTTGTGTTCATTTCCAAAATACGTGAACCGGGCGAAAAGTGGAAACAAACAAGACTTATGATCGTTGTATGAGATCCAAAACTTTACTAGAAAAACAAAGAGGAACTTTTAACTTTTGCAAACCTATACGCGGCTATAACAATGATTCCGTGATCAGAAGGTTGGTtatttctcgttttcttttaCAGCACCCACATACATATAATTCTACGACCACCTAATACGTTTGTTTAATGCCTTCATTTTTCTATATCACATTGAATTACCGTCACTTAAATAATTGGCAACTCTTTTATTATATCGTCGGCAGCTAGAAAAATATAGTATTTGCTTGCCTATCTACGAAACTAAAATTGATAACGGCATAATTTGTAACGCGACTTGATCGTTTTTATACGGAGGTCAAAGAGTAAGAACAGGATGAAACGGTGAAGAGGCATACAATCTACGAGTTAGTTATTATTAAATTCGACGACGCTTCTGGCAAAgcgatgaaataatttatgttTCTTTTTAGTGTGAAACGAACAACACAACTAATATTACAATCTATTTACTATTCCCACTACTCCTATTTCAAATGATCCATTTCACCTAGGTAccacttgaaaataaaaaggcCTGAGCAGTTTTGCTTCGCATCGTTGTCAAGTACGATGAGATGAGGACGAAGACCACAACTTGGTCGAAAATTAGGGTGAGGGTAAGGATAAGGTCGAAGGTGAGGCCGAGGGAAACAACGTCACAAAGGAGGTGGGATCGAGAATTCCTTCCGCACGTAGAACAGAATGTAAGGCTTGCATTTAGAAACAACTTCGGCACTTGTAGGCCTCACAGAACTGTCGTTAAAATGGAACCACTGTCCGTCATGAACGGCGAACGCTGTGTAGTGTCCCGTGCCGGCGCTGAAACATAATGCGATATTCTGAAACCGTCCTAAAACGTAATGCTGAAGAAATTCTTAATGTTACCTAATACACGGGAATAATTGTGGTGCCAAATGACTAAAATTACGAGCTGAAAGTCTGTTCCAGTAATTTGGATTTTATCCAACAATGCTTGCATGAACAAAAGACAATTACAAAGGATTACTTTAAAGATTTAATTGCAATCTAGATCGTCATTACTTGGCAATAATCATTATAACAAGCATAATCCTCGTATAATACTCATGGTCCATCAACACTGGTTCATGGAAAAACTTTGAATTAAATTAGTAATTTACAATCACATATCCTAAGTGATACtaaaatttggaatatttaTAATCACTTACCCTGAACCATGGTGAACGATGACGGCAGCTAAGTCGTAAAAATGACTACCTTGAGCGCTCACTCTCGTTCCAGAGACACCACGAACAATGAACTCAGACATATCTAAAGACTCCATAGGAAATTCCACTTGAGTATCGAGCTTCGAACGTTGAGAATTACACCATCTGAATCGTTTGATGTGAAGGCACAACACCTGCACATTGAAAGCGAAAAGCGATATTACTTACTCGGTATCTCATTTCAGCTAAAGATTCTTCAATGatcaattatttacattaatgAAGTGGAATAAggtgattcaaaaatttacacgGTTTTAAATTGATTGTGAGCTTATATTCTAATAAGGTAACCGGTTCAAACATCCCTGAAATAACATTTGAAACAAGGGGTCTGTCGCTTCAAGCCATACAATGTGTGAATTGGGATGAAGAAAGCGTTTTTTTCTGTGGTATTTGAAACAAACTGCGGTAAAAGTATATTAATGATATAGTGACTAACATTGGGCAGCCTGTGGACCCAGAACCTTTTGGTGGATCGCTGTTTTCCCATACAGTTGTCACAGAAATAGAGTTCGCTGTCCGCTAGCTCTTCgactttgaaaaatctagCGAGGCTGTATGTAAGAGAGCACGTCTCTTCTTGTTCCTTCGTTCGCCTGTGAAATCTGTCCGGTATGTCCAGGGATAGATCTTGGAATGGTTCATGAGTTTTTGAATCCGTACGACAGTTCATACAGTGTACCTACATTCGAAGCACAGACTTAGAGACACAAAAAAAGTTCTAAATTCTTGATGTTGTACTGAAAACTTCAAGTTCTTTATAGATGAAGATTTTGAATTTAGTTACTGAAAGTTCTCAgctatttatatacatttccCTGCATCAAATGAACGCGGAACAAAATGCCTACCACGCTCAAAAGTGTTCCACCAAATACTGCAGTTACTATACTTTGTTTCCCTCTAAGACCTAAAGGCTCATGCCCTAGTCGAGGCAAAAGCTGTAATAGTTCTGTGTGCAGTCGGTCCAACATGTATGTAAGAAATTCATGCGCATCCTGTTGTTGGTAGCCCCTAAAACGTGGTACCACTTTCCAAATAACCAGAAACAGGCATTCTGGCGAAATTGCCTGACCGTTCGATCCACCCAAACTTAAGCTTAGGAGGACTTTCCTCAGTTCTTCGGCCAACAAAGCGTCGCTAAGTTCTCGAGCTCTTCCTGGGGCAACAATTCGCCCTCTATGCGTCTGGTTTTCATTGAACGCAACTCCCTCCAGGCTGGGCATTTGCGTTAGATATTCACAAAAATGGCTTATGTTGTTGAAGGACTGCAATACAACGTTCATGAAACAAGTATTTCCTAAATTTCTGAGCCCTAcaactttcttttctttggTTGCTTTTGAGCCTTTTCTTTTTGCTACAGGTCTGTTTTCTACACTGGAACCGTCGAGCGAATGGGACCTCTTTCGCGTTCGAGGTCTTAGATTTCTCACGACAACGTCGGCCTTCCACAAAGCGTCCGAATCCGTTCCATTTTCTCGTGGCGATTCATTCCAAGTATCTTCGCAGTCCTTGTGTCCACTTTTGTGAAAAGCAtttcttcgtattttttctatttgaccATTAAGTGTGTCGTTTACTACATACTCATCACAAGAGTAACTGAAACAGAacatttttctataaaaaacAGTGGTTGACAAGAAAATCAAacaatacatattttttggcattttgttttcatcttgtacccaaaatatttatacaattcaCTAGCCATGACCCAATTAAGCTGatagttgcaaaaaaaaagtgaaatattaAAACACTGGAATCGTACCATGCAGCTTCAACTCAGGTCTTGCCAACTTTAAAAACTACTACTTACCAAAATACTGCTAGGTTTTCACAGTCAATGCACACACAGTGCTGAGTATTTTGTTCATGGTGTTGCATAGCGTGGCCCCCTACGTATCTTCCGCAATGGACAGCTCCGCAGTGCAGACAGAGCCAAGCACTTTTTTCAGTGCCACACACTGCTCGTTATCCCAAATCATGAAAGAAATAAGTTTTTTCAATAACGAGAATGAGGAGAATACTggtataattgattttttatgcAATACTATTCATCAATATACGGAGTAGCAGCAGCTTGGGAAgttattataaacaaaattgaataattcacaATACATTCGCGTATTGATTGACATACTTCAGTGAAGCATAAACATAGCTAATTCACGAATAGACTGAACTTAATTGAAATGGAATATGAAATATAGtaatacatgtacgtataatattcgtCAATAAATTATCGTTGTTAAAAGTAAAAGTTCACGAATGACTTATAGATAAAGATTTacgaaaatagaaatagaGATATTGGATATCGCGAGATATTTTGCATTTACTTCATTATGTATTCAGCAACACCTTAAGCTTCGCTGAAATCAATAAGTTTGCGTGCCGatattttcgttaattttcacGCTATGAAGAATTCTGTTTTTGCATGGTAAAATCGTATTTCAGGTTCATCTACTTATGTGAAAATCCAGGGATTAGTGAAATCAGAATCTCGCGTTCATTTGCTCTCGCAATATACAgggtaaatgtatatttcgcttcttttcttttgtacaCAGTACAGATATTCTTACGTGATACGCAGTGACACGAGTGACCGCAAATTTCGCGTGACTTGTTTCTCATTTTAAAGATAACGACAATAGTTTTGAGGAAATTCATTGCTggcttggaaaaaaatgatcccAATAAAAAGGCAACCGCatacataatttataattttcaacgttGCGTAAAGTATCCCagagaaggaaaataaattccaaGGCGAGATTTCTCCGCTACTTTTGCGTTGTCCCTCAAATGGAGACGGTCGTAAAAAATTCGCGATATAAAGTCACGTATTTCATTTCGCGACGCGCTTACGTGGAGGACTGCGGcgggaaattttgaaaaccaaGTAAGTCGGTTACATTTTGTGACGAAAATCAGCCGAGTAACGATCCACGTGATTGCTGTGTACCTTAGAGAACGAATCGTACgttaaattcgaaaatttataaaacaatTGAATGAACTGGTGGATGAAAATCGGGGAACGCCTTTTATTATGCCTCGCGGTTACATCACGGAACGAGCTCAATGAACTCTTATCCCTTTTTAGGAagttcgaaattattttcaaacattacCGGATCTAA is a genomic window containing:
- the LOC107221422 gene encoding ubiquitin carboxyl-terminal hydrolase 3 isoform X3, with amino-acid sequence MCGTEKSAWLCLHCGAVHCGRYVGGHAMQHHEQNTQHCVCIDCENLAVFCYSCDEYVVNDTLNGQIEKIRRNAFHKSGHKDCEDTWNESPRENGTDSDALWKADVVVRNLRPRTRKRSHSLDGSSVENRPVAKRKGSKATKEKKVVGLRNLGNTCFMNVVLQSFNNISHFCEYLTQMPSLEGVAFNENQTHRGRIVAPGRARELSDALLAEELRKVLLSLSLGGSNGQAISPECLFLVIWKVVPRFRGYQQQDAHEFLTYMLDRLHTELLQLLPRLGHEPLGLRGKQSIVTAVFGGTLLSVVHCMNCRTDSKTHEPFQDLSLDIPDRFHRRTKEQEETCSLTYSLARFFKVEELADSELYFCDNCMGKQRSTKRFWVHRLPNVLCLHIKRFRWCNSQRSKLDTQVEFPMESLDMSEFIVRGVSGTRVSAQGSHFYDLAAVIVHHGSGAGTGHYTAFAVHDGQWFHFNDSSVRPTSAEVVSKCKPYILFYVRKEFSIPPPL
- the LOC107221422 gene encoding ubiquitin carboxyl-terminal hydrolase 3 isoform X1, which gives rise to MECPHLDQSVRFDANIEANCTKDLPFLCAVCGTEKSAWLCLHCGAVHCGRYVGGHAMQHHEQNTQHCVCIDCENLAVFCYSCDEYVVNDTLNGQIEKIRRNAFHKSGHKDCEDTWNESPRENGTDSDALWKADVVVRNLRPRTRKRSHSLDGSSVENRPVAKRKGSKATKEKKVVGLRNLGNTCFMNVVLQSFNNISHFCEYLTQMPSLEGVAFNENQTHRGRIVAPGRARELSDALLAEELRKVLLSLSLGGSNGQAISPECLFLVIWKVVPRFRGYQQQDAHEFLTYMLDRLHTELLQLLPRLGHEPLGLRGKQSIVTAVFGGTLLSVVHCMNCRTDSKTHEPFQDLSLDIPDRFHRRTKEQEETCSLTYSLARFFKVEELADSELYFCDNCMGKQRSTKRFWVHRLPNVLCLHIKRFRWCNSQRSKLDTQVEFPMESLDMSEFIVRGVSGTRVSAQGSHFYDLAAVIVHHGSGAGTGHYTAFAVHDGQWFHFNDSSVRPTSAEVVSKCKPYILFYVRKEFSIPPPL
- the LOC107221422 gene encoding ubiquitin carboxyl-terminal hydrolase 3 isoform X2; its protein translation is MRNKSREICGHSCHCVSLCGTEKSAWLCLHCGAVHCGRYVGGHAMQHHEQNTQHCVCIDCENLAVFCYSCDEYVVNDTLNGQIEKIRRNAFHKSGHKDCEDTWNESPRENGTDSDALWKADVVVRNLRPRTRKRSHSLDGSSVENRPVAKRKGSKATKEKKVVGLRNLGNTCFMNVVLQSFNNISHFCEYLTQMPSLEGVAFNENQTHRGRIVAPGRARELSDALLAEELRKVLLSLSLGGSNGQAISPECLFLVIWKVVPRFRGYQQQDAHEFLTYMLDRLHTELLQLLPRLGHEPLGLRGKQSIVTAVFGGTLLSVVHCMNCRTDSKTHEPFQDLSLDIPDRFHRRTKEQEETCSLTYSLARFFKVEELADSELYFCDNCMGKQRSTKRFWVHRLPNVLCLHIKRFRWCNSQRSKLDTQVEFPMESLDMSEFIVRGVSGTRVSAQGSHFYDLAAVIVHHGSGAGTGHYTAFAVHDGQWFHFNDSSVRPTSAEVVSKCKPYILFYVRKEFSIPPPL